Genomic segment of Gammaproteobacteria bacterium:
ATGCGCGTGCATCCGGGCAAGCTGTACACCACCAGTTTTTACGCGCGCAACAAGGCTCTCCAGGACATGGTCGGGCAGGCCATACCCAGCATAGCGCCAGCTCCGGCCGCGACCTATCTACGCAAGACCGAATGTTTCTGCTTCCGGCGCCAGCCGTTCAAGGCAGGTCAGCGACGCAGTATGCCCGTGAGTTTCGTGGTAGATGCGGAGCTACCCGAAGAAATCAACACGATCACGCTTTCCTACACATTTTTCGACGTAACCGCGCAGGCGTCCTTGCAATGACCGCCTCGCTGCGAACATAACGACTTCATTCGAGGCAAGGGCACAATAACGATGGCAACGGCAACGGCGCAAAATAAGTATTATGTACCCCACGGCAGTCACTGGCCTATCGTCGCCACGGTAGGTGTCGCCACCACCATGGTTGGCGCGGCGACATGGTTGAATGGCGCGGATTACGGCCGTAACGTGCTAATCGCCGGTGTCGTCATCACGGTGTTCATGATGTTCGGCTGGTTCGGAACTGTCATACGGGAAAGCGAGTCCGGCCTTTACAACGATCAGGTCGATGGGTCGTTCCGCTGGGGCATGATGTGGTTCATCTTCTCGGAGGTGATGTTTTTCGCGGCGTTTTTCGGCGCGCTGTTTTACGCGCGTCAATACTCCCTGCCCTGGCTGGGCGGCGAAGGACATGGCATACCGACCAACTTCTTTCTGTGGCCGGGTTTCGAATCGGTGTGGCCGCAGACCGCCAATGGTCCGGCCCATATCGGTGGCGAATACGAGACTATGTCACCGTGGGGTGTGCCGGCGATCAACACGCTGATCCTGCTCTCCAGCGGCGTCACCGTAACCTTGGCGCACTGGGGGCTTAAAAAAGGCAAACGCGCGCAGCTGATCCTGGGTCTGTTTGCGACCGTCGTGCTTGGCGTGATCTTCATTGTGCTGCAAGCGTACGAATACGGACATGCCTATCATGAATTAAACCTGACGCTCGAGTCCGGCGTTTACGGGTCAACCTTCTACATGTTAACGGGCTTTCACGGCATGCACGTCACCATCGGCGCGATCATGCTCTCGGTTATCCTGTTTCGCAGTATGTGGGGGCATTTTACGGCCGACAACCACTTCGCGTTCGAAGGCGTGTCCTGGTACTGGCATTTTGTCGATGTCGTGTGGCTGGGACTTTTTATCTTCGTTTACTGGATATGAAGCAAAGCCGCCACAATTAAATCTATCGATCGCGTTATCGCGCCGGCATTGCGGCAACTTTGACGACGCGGACAGGCGCCACGACAAATTATCAGAACACGCCATGCGGCTGGATGAATCCAGCCCACGATCCCATCATCAGTAACGCAAACGCCGCCAGGGACAGGGCGATCCTCCAGGTAAGCGCCTTGACCGCGCGGTCGCTGTGGCCCTTGTCCGAGACAAGAAAGAACAGTCCTG
This window contains:
- a CDS encoding twin transmembrane helix small protein, coding for MLIKIFVVLLLIVIIGSLSSGLFFLVSDKGHSDRAVKALTWRIALSLAAFALLMMGSWAGFIQPHGVF
- a CDS encoding cytochrome c oxidase subunit 3, coding for MATATAQNKYYVPHGSHWPIVATVGVATTMVGAATWLNGADYGRNVLIAGVVITVFMMFGWFGTVIRESESGLYNDQVDGSFRWGMMWFIFSEVMFFAAFFGALFYARQYSLPWLGGEGHGIPTNFFLWPGFESVWPQTANGPAHIGGEYETMSPWGVPAINTLILLSSGVTVTLAHWGLKKGKRAQLILGLFATVVLGVIFIVLQAYEYGHAYHELNLTLESGVYGSTFYMLTGFHGMHVTIGAIMLSVILFRSMWGHFTADNHFAFEGVSWYWHFVDVVWLGLFIFVYWI